Proteins encoded in a region of the Pseudanabaena sp. BC1403 genome:
- the ldpA gene encoding circadian clock protein LdpA, with protein MELEALRSHQWFKLICGASYQHLPAIRNLAMIYTLAGADCIDMAPDPATIAAAREGIAAAIKLEPTAIAPLVMVSFNDGEDPHFRKAFFDPELCPSDCSRPCEKVCPTTAIKFSNDYNGIMPNLCYGCGRCLPLCPVQIIHTREQVYVPENIFDEVLNQSVNAIEIHTQPNRTKEFAAFWQRLSPIIPKLKLVAVSFPDCEDLRDYLMSLLEGMNPKPRSLIWQTDGRPMSGDIGDGATRAALQLGQKVLDFQLPLGFVQLAGGTNASTVPKLRQANIPVAGVAYGSYARKIVMDFLEGLGEEIPDRLEDRPCLLWQAVAIARQLVSQIKDRSPLAPLKKGKEKEESSPS; from the coding sequence ATGGAACTTGAAGCTCTCCGATCGCACCAGTGGTTTAAGCTCATTTGTGGTGCGAGTTACCAACATTTACCCGCAATTCGCAATCTGGCGATGATTTATACATTGGCAGGAGCTGATTGTATTGATATGGCTCCCGATCCAGCCACAATCGCTGCCGCCAGAGAAGGAATTGCCGCTGCGATTAAGTTAGAGCCAACCGCGATCGCGCCTTTAGTAATGGTCAGCTTTAATGATGGCGAAGACCCACATTTTCGGAAAGCATTTTTTGATCCTGAGCTTTGTCCAAGTGATTGCAGCCGTCCATGTGAAAAAGTGTGCCCCACCACAGCAATAAAGTTTAGTAATGATTACAATGGGATCATGCCAAATCTTTGTTATGGGTGCGGTCGTTGCTTACCGCTATGTCCAGTGCAGATTATTCATACCCGCGAACAGGTTTATGTCCCTGAGAATATTTTTGATGAAGTACTTAACCAGTCAGTTAATGCGATCGAAATTCATACACAACCCAATCGCACCAAAGAATTTGCCGCGTTTTGGCAGCGCTTGAGTCCGATTATCCCCAAGCTCAAGCTAGTAGCCGTCAGCTTCCCAGATTGTGAAGATCTACGTGATTACCTCATGTCTTTGCTCGAAGGTATGAACCCCAAGCCGCGATCGCTGATTTGGCAAACCGATGGCAGACCAATGAGTGGCGATATCGGGGATGGCGCAACTAGAGCAGCTTTGCAACTAGGGCAGAAAGTGCTGGATTTTCAGTTACCCCTTGGCTTTGTGCAACTGGCTGGTGGTACAAATGCGAGTACTGTACCGAAGCTGCGCCAAGCAAACATCCCAGTAGCTGGCGTAGCCTATGGCAGCTATGCTCGTAAAATCGTGATGGATTTTCTAGAAGGTCTGGGAGAAGAAATACCCGATCGCCTCGAAGATCGTCCTTGTTTACTCTGGCAAGCTGTTGCGATCGCCCGTCAATTAGTTTCGCAAATCAAAGATCGATCCCCCCTAGCCCCCCTTAAAAAGGGAAAAGAAAAAGAAGAAAGTTCTCCTTCTTAA
- a CDS encoding response regulator, whose translation MKILLVEDDDVLIAVLTKNLTENHYIVDVVKDGEMGWTYGSTFDYDLIILDIVLPKLDGISLCQRFRTEGYTTPILLLTSQNASTAKVSGLDAGADDYVVKPFDIAELIARIRALLRRSNASSFPVLVWGDLLLNPSTCEVSYNDHSLTLTNKEYELLELLLRDSQHLLSADEILDRLWSSDEFPSEATVRSHIRRLRHKLVEAGAPSDFIATVHGRGYYLKAPDKLAEVEIPSAIESASPSLLKLAQSKSQDNQQKQYLEFLNQLWIDTKPKSIEQLEVLFQAVRKLQSGELAPQLQAQAQQVAHKLAGTLGTLGLTIAMQLARQLENLLASQPLLKKQQLEILETLVTSLEESIQNTHLIQSAPMGAIADICSSKFELDHSQFGTKVMIVDDDVNCLRSLPKLLKPWGFKVTTLADPQEFWTVLQSVLPDVLVLDINMPEINGFELCQSLRSNLDWQRLPVLFLSVMADANTQNLAFSVGADDYLCKPIVGIDLASRIHNRLQRVKSYQNR comes from the coding sequence ATGAAAATATTACTAGTAGAAGATGATGATGTATTAATTGCCGTCCTAACTAAAAATCTAACCGAAAATCACTATATTGTGGATGTAGTCAAAGATGGGGAAATGGGTTGGACTTATGGTTCGACCTTTGATTATGACCTAATTATATTAGATATAGTTTTGCCAAAGCTTGACGGAATCAGCCTATGTCAACGCTTTCGTACTGAAGGATATACAACTCCAATTCTATTACTCACTTCACAAAATGCTAGCACTGCCAAGGTCAGCGGATTAGATGCGGGAGCCGATGACTATGTGGTTAAACCTTTTGATATTGCCGAATTAATTGCACGGATTCGAGCCTTACTGCGGCGAAGTAATGCAAGTTCTTTTCCTGTACTAGTTTGGGGAGATTTACTACTAAATCCTAGTACCTGCGAAGTTTCTTACAATGATCATTCACTGACACTCACGAATAAAGAATATGAGTTGCTAGAGCTTTTGCTGCGAGATAGTCAGCATTTACTCAGTGCCGATGAAATTCTCGATCGCCTCTGGTCTTCTGATGAGTTTCCCTCAGAAGCGACGGTGCGATCGCATATTCGGCGATTGCGTCATAAGTTGGTAGAGGCAGGTGCGCCTTCAGATTTTATTGCGACTGTTCATGGACGTGGCTATTACCTCAAAGCGCCAGATAAGTTGGCTGAGGTCGAAATACCAAGCGCAATTGAGTCTGCTAGTCCCAGTTTACTTAAGTTAGCCCAATCAAAGTCTCAAGATAATCAACAGAAGCAGTACTTAGAATTCTTAAACCAACTTTGGATAGACACCAAGCCAAAAAGTATTGAACAATTAGAAGTATTATTTCAAGCTGTCAGGAAATTACAATCTGGTGAACTGGCTCCACAATTACAAGCGCAGGCTCAACAAGTAGCTCACAAATTAGCTGGGACTTTGGGAACTCTTGGCTTGACGATCGCGATGCAATTGGCGCGTCAATTAGAAAATTTGCTCGCTAGCCAACCTTTACTAAAAAAACAACAGTTAGAAATTTTAGAGACCTTGGTAACTTCTTTAGAAGAGTCAATTCAAAATACGCATCTGATTCAAAGTGCTCCAATGGGAGCGATCGCTGATATATGCTCCTCAAAATTTGAGTTAGATCATTCTCAATTTGGAACCAAGGTGATGATTGTCGATGATGATGTCAATTGTTTGCGATCGCTACCTAAGCTCCTTAAGCCTTGGGGCTTTAAAGTAACGACCTTAGCCGATCCGCAGGAGTTTTGGACAGTGTTGCAATCAGTATTGCCTGATGTCTTGGTATTGGATATCAATATGCCTGAAATCAATGGATTTGAACTCTGCCAATCTCTAAGGAGCAATCTCGACTGGCAGCGTTTACCAGTTTTATTTCTAAGTGTGATGGCAGATGCAAATACTCAAAACCTCGCTTTTAGTGTGGGTGCAGATGACTATCTATGCAAACCAATCGTGGGCATCGATCTAGCAAGTCGGATTCATAATCGTCTGCAACGAGTTAAATCTTATCAAAACAGATAA
- a CDS encoding R3H domain-containing nucleic acid-binding protein encodes MDSIRKQVTDNLDQLLDILPPRIKSSIELCGGLEQLVEIVMDLGRLPEARYFDSTKYLTDDPITKEDLALCVKQVGEFGGDNRAGIERTLHRISAIRNRKGEIIGLTCRVGRAVYGTIAMIRDLVETGKSILLLGKPGMGKTTALREIARVLADDLNKRVVIIDSSNEIAGDGDIPHPAIGRARRMQVSQPELQHQVMIEAVENHMPEVIVIDEIGTELEALAARTIAERGVQLVGTAHGNQLANLIKNPTLSDLIGGIQSVTLGDEEMRRRGLPQKSILERKAQPTFDIAVEMWERYRWAVHDDVAGTIDMLLRDRDPGRQIRAVSDAGEVTTTEEKPKNPEVMRNPAVKGWRATGKIKPIPLDPQVQMRSELADLSSKISNSTVAEPNESGDEDEEEFGDMSSYVAMRERFGTLNVYLYGVSRHQTEQVVQSINLPIEITKDLDEADIVLALRSQIRTSSKVRQVAEARQIPIHAIKTSTLPQITRALRRILHIDESPADTISDLNMFAYGDSEDEIEALEETRLAVEQIVIPKSQPVELLPRSSIIRRMQHELVEHYQLRSESYGSEPNRRLRIFPN; translated from the coding sequence ATGGACTCCATCCGCAAGCAAGTTACAGACAACCTCGATCAACTTCTAGATATTTTGCCTCCACGCATTAAAAGCAGCATTGAACTCTGCGGCGGGTTAGAACAACTTGTCGAAATTGTGATGGACTTAGGCAGGTTGCCAGAAGCGCGTTATTTTGACAGCACCAAATATCTAACCGATGACCCGATTACCAAAGAAGATTTGGCGCTTTGTGTCAAGCAAGTTGGCGAGTTTGGCGGCGATAACCGCGCAGGTATCGAACGCACACTCCACCGTATCAGTGCCATCCGCAACCGCAAAGGCGAAATCATCGGGCTAACCTGTCGGGTTGGTCGAGCTGTCTATGGCACGATCGCTATGATTCGTGACTTAGTTGAAACAGGTAAATCGATTTTGCTGCTGGGCAAACCTGGGATGGGCAAAACTACGGCTCTGCGTGAAATTGCCCGTGTGCTTGCCGATGACCTGAATAAGCGCGTCGTCATTATTGACTCATCCAACGAAATTGCTGGCGATGGTGATATTCCGCATCCTGCGATCGGACGCGCCCGTAGAATGCAAGTATCTCAGCCTGAATTGCAACACCAAGTGATGATCGAGGCGGTGGAAAACCATATGCCTGAAGTAATCGTCATCGATGAGATTGGTACTGAACTCGAAGCATTAGCAGCAAGAACGATCGCAGAAAGAGGTGTGCAACTAGTTGGCACAGCTCACGGTAATCAACTCGCCAATTTAATTAAAAACCCTACCCTCTCGGACTTGATCGGCGGCATTCAATCTGTCACCCTCGGCGATGAAGAAATGCGGCGGCGCGGCTTGCCTCAAAAGAGTATTTTAGAGCGCAAAGCCCAGCCAACTTTCGATATTGCTGTAGAAATGTGGGAGCGCTATCGTTGGGCAGTTCATGACGATGTAGCGGGAACCATTGATATGCTCTTGCGCGATCGCGATCCAGGTCGTCAAATTCGGGCAGTCAGTGATGCAGGCGAAGTGACTACTACCGAAGAAAAGCCAAAAAATCCTGAAGTGATGCGAAATCCTGCGGTCAAAGGTTGGCGAGCCACAGGCAAGATCAAGCCCATTCCCCTCGATCCACAAGTACAAATGCGATCGGAATTAGCTGATCTGTCTAGCAAGATTAGTAATTCGACCGTAGCCGAACCAAATGAATCTGGCGACGAAGATGAAGAAGAATTTGGCGATATGTCTTCCTATGTTGCCATGCGAGAGCGTTTTGGAACGCTGAATGTCTATCTCTATGGAGTCAGCCGCCATCAAACTGAACAGGTGGTGCAATCGATCAATTTACCGATTGAGATTACCAAGGATCTTGATGAAGCAGATATCGTGCTAGCTTTGCGATCGCAGATTCGCACTAGCTCCAAAGTCCGTCAAGTGGCAGAAGCGCGGCAGATTCCCATTCATGCGATCAAAACTAGTACATTGCCACAAATTACTCGCGCCTTACGCAGGATTTTGCATATTGATGAAAGTCCTGCGGATACGATTAGCGACTTGAATATGTTCGCCTATGGCGACTCTGAGGATGAAATCGAAGCCCTCGAAGAGACAAGGCTAGCCGTTGAGCAGATCGTGATTCCTAAGAGTCAGCCCGTCGAGTTATTGCCCCGTTCATCGATTATTCGTCGGATGCAGCACGAACTAGTTGAACATTATCAACTGCGATCCGAAAGCTACGGCTCGGAGCCAAACCGACGTTTACGCATTTTCCCTAATTAG
- a CDS encoding response regulator, protein MPTKRILIVDDEESIQTVVQFGIQMVADWDVLIASSGPQGIKTACDQSPDAILLDVMMPDMDGIATFKALQADPQTAQIPVIFLTAKAQTSERRQFNDLGVSGVITKPFNSLDLPDQIVKMLDWEKP, encoded by the coding sequence ATGCCAACTAAACGGATTTTGATTGTTGATGATGAAGAAAGCATTCAAACTGTTGTACAGTTTGGTATTCAGATGGTCGCTGATTGGGATGTATTAATTGCGAGTTCGGGACCACAAGGGATTAAAACGGCTTGTGATCAAAGCCCTGATGCTATTTTGCTAGATGTGATGATGCCAGATATGGATGGTATTGCCACATTTAAGGCTCTTCAGGCCGATCCACAAACTGCCCAGATCCCTGTAATTTTCTTAACCGCCAAAGCCCAAACATCGGAGAGAAGGCAGTTTAATGATTTGGGGGTCAGTGGTGTGATTACAAAACCTTTTAATTCCCTTGATCTCCCTGATCAGATTGTAAAAATGCTGGATTGGGAAAAGCCATGA
- the clpS gene encoding ATP-dependent Clp protease adapter ClpS gives MAIFAAVQTPEKVKDTVKEIVRKPYPKYKVIVLNDDFNTFEHVSECLMKYIPNMTEEMAWELTNQVHFEGLAIVWVGPMEQAELYHAQLKQAGLTMAPLEAE, from the coding sequence ATGGCTATATTTGCTGCTGTTCAAACCCCTGAAAAAGTTAAAGATACTGTGAAGGAGATAGTACGCAAGCCTTACCCTAAATATAAGGTCATTGTGTTAAACGATGATTTCAATACCTTTGAGCATGTTTCTGAATGCTTGATGAAATATATTCCAAACATGACTGAAGAGATGGCTTGGGAGTTGACCAATCAAGTACATTTTGAAGGTCTAGCGATCGTCTGGGTGGGACCAATGGAGCAAGCGGAGCTTTATCATGCTCAACTGAAGCAAGCAGGTTTAACGATGGCTCCTCTCGAAGCTGAGTAA
- a CDS encoding NADH-quinone oxidoreductase subunit M, which yields MLSALIWLPVIGALAIAFLPQTQVKKGSAIVATAILILDFILLRQFDIKISSFQLTENLPWLENLGLNYSLGVDGLSLPLVVLNGLLTWLIVCFCDRQIKERNTLFHVLMLLIHAGVSGAILSTNTLLFVLFYEIELIPLYLVIAVWGGGQRSYAAMKFLIFTAISGILVLVGFLALGWLTANPTPVFDYATLQTLSLPIEIQVTLLVVLLLGFTIKAPFVPFHTWLPDAYVESTTPTVMMLGGIVAKLGTYGLFRFCVGLFPDAWALLSPWIAVWAGLGILYGAMVAIAQKDIKRMVAYSSIGHMSYILLAAAAATPLSMVGGIIQMVSHGLVLALLFYLVGVIEEKVGTRDLDVLNGLLNPIRGLPSTSALLILGGMASAGIPGLVGFISEFLIFQGSFSKFPIPTIFSIIGTGLTAVYFVILLNRTCFGKLDNHTAYYPKVSGIEQLPALILTALIVILGVQPSWLVRWSEVSAIQIIARVPETAIVASTSLVNEDSNHSTYEKIALAFRRDPK from the coding sequence ATGCTCAGCGCTCTAATTTGGTTGCCTGTGATCGGGGCTTTAGCGATCGCCTTTCTTCCACAAACTCAAGTCAAAAAAGGATCGGCAATTGTTGCGACGGCGATCTTAATTCTTGATTTCATTCTCTTGCGTCAATTTGACATCAAGATTTCTTCTTTCCAATTAACAGAAAATTTACCTTGGCTTGAAAATCTTGGCTTAAACTACAGCCTTGGCGTTGATGGGCTATCTTTGCCACTAGTGGTTTTGAATGGATTGCTCACTTGGTTGATCGTTTGTTTTTGCGATCGGCAGATCAAAGAACGCAATACACTATTCCATGTATTAATGCTATTAATTCATGCAGGTGTAAGCGGAGCAATTCTCTCGACCAATACGCTGCTGTTTGTGCTGTTTTATGAAATAGAGTTAATTCCTCTCTATTTAGTCATCGCTGTTTGGGGTGGTGGACAACGTAGTTACGCAGCGATGAAGTTCTTGATCTTCACTGCTATTTCAGGAATTCTCGTTTTAGTTGGATTCCTAGCTTTAGGATGGCTAACTGCCAATCCTACTCCAGTTTTTGACTATGCGACATTACAAACTCTGTCATTACCGATTGAGATTCAAGTCACGCTCCTAGTTGTATTGCTACTCGGCTTTACGATTAAAGCTCCTTTCGTACCATTCCACACATGGCTCCCAGATGCCTATGTAGAATCGACAACCCCAACGGTAATGATGCTCGGAGGTATTGTTGCCAAATTAGGAACCTACGGTTTGTTTCGCTTTTGTGTAGGTTTATTCCCCGATGCTTGGGCTTTACTATCACCTTGGATTGCAGTTTGGGCAGGCTTAGGAATTCTCTATGGCGCAATGGTTGCGATCGCGCAAAAGGACATCAAACGCATGGTTGCCTATAGCTCCATCGGTCATATGAGCTATATTCTCCTCGCTGCTGCTGCCGCTACACCTCTAAGTATGGTCGGTGGGATCATTCAAATGGTGAGTCATGGCTTAGTGCTTGCCCTACTGTTTTATTTAGTTGGTGTGATTGAAGAGAAAGTCGGCACAAGAGATCTAGATGTTCTAAATGGCTTACTTAATCCCATACGCGGTTTACCTTCTACCAGTGCCTTACTAATCTTAGGCGGTATGGCAAGTGCAGGTATTCCTGGGTTGGTTGGATTCATTTCTGAATTCTTGATTTTTCAAGGTAGCTTTAGCAAATTCCCAATCCCCACAATCTTCTCGATTATCGGTACGGGACTTACCGCCGTTTATTTCGTGATTCTCCTCAATCGTACTTGTTTTGGCAAATTGGATAACCACACCGCTTACTACCCTAAAGTGTCAGGTATTGAGCAGTTGCCAGCGCTGATTTTGACTGCATTAATTGTGATTTTAGGTGTGCAACCATCTTGGTTAGTGCGTTGGAGCGAAGTAAGCGCAATTCAGATCATCGCTCGTGTTCCTGAAACTGCGATCGTGGCTAGTACAAGTCTCGTCAATGAAGACAGCAATCACTCAACCTATGAGAAAATAGCCTTAGCGTTTAGGAGAGATCCAAAATGA
- a CDS encoding ATP-binding protein has translation MAKRKRSNSRPATQPPVTKEPLTTQNHEHDELWRQRQWVKLFAEVTLKIRQSLQFKEILRATVTEVQRILQADRVLIYQVLPNGTGRAISEAVLPDYPKILDLEFPEEVFPTEYQQLYAEGRVRAIADVHDPKAGLSECLIEFINQFHIKAKLIVPILQNFNSHQQNEALAPNQLWGLVIAHHCDRPHHWDDFELELMQQLADQISIALAQAQLLEHLEEIVEVRTAELQEVNRSLQQEINDRMQAEAALRRSEEQLRLITNALPVLIAYVDQHQRYRFNNKAYEDWLGQSPDDIYGSKIKTVWGIECYERMKVYVKLALMGQAITYENEITLKDGLPCSVNVTYIPHLDEQKKVIGFFALTSDISDRKAIERMKDEFIAVVSHELRTPLTSLHSALKILATGRLGSLSRDGKQMLEIADDNTERLVRLVNNVLDLQRIESGEVKMEKQICNVSALMIQATESMQPMAQQQGVVLAVKPIDIKILVDSDYIVQALTNLLSNAIKFSTTDGTVWLTAESKSNTEVLFSVRDQGQGIPSDKLESIFERFQQVDSSDSRRKGGTGLGLTICRKIIEQHEGKIWAESTLGEGSTFSFTLPLLTI, from the coding sequence ATGGCTAAACGCAAGCGTTCTAATTCTCGCCCAGCAACTCAGCCACCTGTCACCAAAGAACCTCTCACGACTCAAAACCATGAGCACGATGAGCTGTGGCGACAAAGGCAATGGGTGAAGTTGTTTGCCGAAGTTACACTTAAAATCCGTCAGTCGTTGCAGTTCAAGGAAATCTTGCGGGCAACAGTAACAGAAGTACAGCGAATTTTGCAGGCTGATCGTGTACTCATTTATCAAGTTTTACCCAATGGCACAGGACGCGCCATTAGCGAAGCAGTTCTACCCGACTACCCCAAGATTCTCGATTTAGAATTTCCTGAAGAAGTCTTTCCAACTGAATATCAACAACTTTATGCTGAAGGACGAGTAAGGGCGATCGCAGATGTACATGATCCAAAGGCAGGATTATCAGAATGCTTAATAGAGTTTATTAATCAGTTTCATATCAAAGCCAAGTTGATTGTGCCAATTCTGCAAAATTTTAATTCCCATCAACAAAATGAAGCGCTTGCGCCTAACCAATTATGGGGATTAGTGATTGCTCACCATTGCGATCGACCTCACCATTGGGACGATTTTGAATTGGAGCTAATGCAACAACTTGCAGATCAGATCAGCATTGCCTTGGCTCAGGCACAGTTATTAGAACATTTAGAAGAAATAGTCGAAGTTCGCACTGCCGAATTGCAAGAAGTCAACCGTAGTCTTCAGCAGGAAATCAATGATCGGATGCAAGCTGAAGCCGCATTAAGACGAAGCGAAGAGCAGTTGCGCCTAATCACCAATGCTCTACCAGTGCTAATTGCCTATGTCGATCAACATCAACGCTATCGATTTAATAACAAAGCCTATGAAGACTGGCTAGGTCAATCACCAGACGATATTTATGGCAGTAAGATCAAAACCGTTTGGGGTATCGAATGCTATGAACGAATGAAAGTCTATGTAAAGTTAGCTCTAATGGGTCAGGCAATTACCTACGAAAATGAAATCACTTTAAAAGATGGTCTTCCCTGTTCAGTCAATGTTACCTATATTCCCCATCTGGATGAACAGAAAAAAGTCATCGGGTTCTTTGCGCTGACGAGTGACATTAGCGATCGCAAAGCGATCGAGCGCATGAAAGACGAGTTTATCGCTGTGGTCAGCCATGAATTACGCACGCCCTTAACATCTCTGCATAGTGCTTTAAAAATTTTGGCGACGGGACGCTTAGGAAGTCTGTCTAGGGATGGCAAACAAATGCTAGAGATCGCTGATGACAATACAGAGAGGTTGGTACGTTTAGTCAATAATGTCCTCGATTTGCAGCGGATTGAGTCAGGGGAAGTGAAAATGGAAAAGCAGATCTGCAATGTCTCGGCTTTAATGATCCAAGCAACGGAATCTATGCAACCAATGGCTCAACAGCAGGGTGTCGTTTTGGCAGTAAAGCCAATTGATATCAAGATTTTAGTTGATTCAGATTACATTGTTCAAGCTCTTACCAATCTCCTCAGCAATGCGATCAAGTTCTCAACAACTGATGGCACGGTTTGGCTAACCGCAGAGAGCAAATCGAATACAGAAGTACTATTTTCAGTTCGCGATCAAGGGCAAGGAATTCCATCGGATAAGCTAGAAAGCATTTTTGAAAGATTCCAGCAAGTGGATTCCTCAGATTCAAGGCGCAAGGGCGGAACGGGGTTAGGACTGACCATCTGCCGAAAGATCATTGAACAACATGAGGGCAAAATCTGGGCAGAAAGTACTCTCGGGGAAGGTAGTACTTTTTCGTTTACATTGCCATTATTGACCATATAA
- a CDS encoding NAD(P)H-quinone oxidoreductase subunit F: MINNWLDTIWLIPCYSLIGAMLSIIWFPSITRKTGPRPAGYINIFMTFCSLVHAIVALTVAWGQPAHLLSFPWLTVGGLDFTIDLQVSEITIGAIILVTGINLLAEIYAVGYMEMDWGWGRFYALLALFEAGMCSLVLCDSLFFSYVILEILTLGTYLLVGIWYNQSLVVTGARDAFLTKRVGDLFLLVGVVGLLPLAGSWNFTELAEWAKNTDVNPTTITLVTLALMVGPMGKCAQFPLHLWLDEAMEGPLPSTVLRNSVVVATGAWVLIKLQPLFALSPFTQQAIIAVGAATALGATLIAIGQIDVKRSLSYLTSAFMGLIFISVGTGDTHSAYILILSHALAIALLLMSVGSIISNNISQDLTLMGGLWSRRPISGICFLVGAIGLIGFPPLGGFLAMVDLLSYLWQENPALAELLLLINGLMAFSLMRVFGLIWGGKPKQMTERSVEPLWLIVLPMTVMAGVVLHVPQMLTAWGVIPDWNLILSPDALLLGGSSVAGLATGGYLYLNQQVPKPVTLPWLGLQNFFANDFYTPKLYKVTIVGLVDGVSKAMYWFDRFFVDGVGNFFGLATLFSGQNLRYSTFGQLQLYTLTIMVGIGVLLLLLFNRTL; encoded by the coding sequence ATGATAAATAACTGGCTGGACACGATCTGGCTGATTCCCTGCTATTCCCTGATAGGAGCAATGCTATCGATCATCTGGTTTCCTAGCATCACGCGCAAAACGGGACCCAGACCAGCAGGCTACATCAATATTTTCATGACTTTCTGCTCATTAGTTCATGCGATCGTCGCTTTGACTGTAGCTTGGGGACAGCCAGCACATTTATTATCTTTTCCCTGGCTCACGGTCGGAGGACTAGACTTTACAATCGACCTACAGGTTTCAGAAATAACTATTGGCGCGATCATCTTGGTCACTGGGATTAACCTGCTCGCCGAGATTTATGCAGTCGGTTACATGGAAATGGATTGGGGCTGGGGTCGCTTTTATGCGCTACTAGCACTTTTTGAAGCAGGGATGTGTTCCTTGGTTCTATGTGATTCCTTATTTTTTAGCTATGTCATTCTCGAAATTTTGACCCTTGGAACTTACCTGCTTGTCGGAATTTGGTACAACCAATCGCTGGTAGTAACTGGGGCGCGAGATGCATTTTTGACTAAGCGAGTTGGAGATTTATTTTTATTGGTGGGCGTAGTTGGTTTACTGCCCTTAGCTGGATCTTGGAATTTTACTGAGCTAGCGGAATGGGCTAAGAATACTGATGTTAACCCAACGACTATAACCTTGGTCACCCTAGCTCTGATGGTTGGTCCCATGGGGAAATGCGCTCAATTCCCTTTGCACCTTTGGCTAGATGAGGCGATGGAAGGCCCCTTACCAAGTACTGTGCTGCGTAACTCGGTAGTTGTCGCTACGGGTGCTTGGGTACTGATCAAATTACAGCCTCTTTTTGCGCTTTCACCATTTACACAGCAGGCGATCATTGCCGTTGGTGCGGCAACAGCATTAGGTGCAACGCTAATTGCGATTGGACAGATAGATGTGAAACGCTCTCTGTCATATCTAACCAGTGCCTTTATGGGGCTAATCTTTATCTCCGTTGGTACTGGCGATACTCATAGTGCCTATATTTTGATTTTGTCCCATGCTCTAGCGATCGCGCTCTTACTAATGTCAGTAGGTAGCATTATTTCCAACAACATTAGTCAAGATCTAACTCTGATGGGTGGCCTATGGAGCCGCCGTCCGATTTCGGGAATCTGCTTTTTAGTGGGTGCGATCGGATTGATTGGATTTCCGCCATTGGGTGGATTCTTGGCTATGGTTGATTTGCTCTCCTATCTCTGGCAAGAAAATCCCGCTTTAGCGGAATTGCTGTTATTGATTAATGGCTTGATGGCATTCAGTCTTATGCGTGTATTCGGGCTGATTTGGGGTGGTAAACCCAAGCAGATGACCGAAAGATCCGTAGAACCTCTATGGCTGATTGTCTTACCAATGACTGTAATGGCAGGTGTAGTATTGCATGTTCCACAAATGCTTACGGCTTGGGGAGTTATCCCTGACTGGAATCTGATACTTAGTCCTGATGCACTTCTTCTAGGCGGCTCAAGTGTTGCTGGTCTTGCTACAGGTGGCTATCTCTATCTCAATCAGCAAGTACCTAAGCCTGTAACTTTACCTTGGCTAGGCTTACAGAATTTCTTTGCCAATGATTTCTACACGCCAAAACTCTACAAGGTCACGATTGTCGGACTAGTAGATGGTGTGTCAAAAGCGATGTACTGGTTCGATCGCTTTTTTGTCGATGGTGTAGGTAACTTCTTTGGATTAGCGACTCTATTTAGTGGTCAAAATCTCCGCTACAGCACTTTTGGTCAGTTGCAGCTCTATACACTGACGATTATGGTCGGCATTGGAGTTCTACTTTTATTACTGTTCAATCGGACTCTTTAA